In the Anopheles arabiensis isolate DONGOLA unplaced genomic scaffold, AaraD3 Autosomal_pericentromeric_contig0004, whole genome shotgun sequence genome, one interval contains:
- the LOC120908272 gene encoding uncharacterized protein LOC120908272 yields the protein MCTTERYGRNTFRIDYSEAPKRPTLEETVNFLFEVLETGVDVKMVQRNTAQSAVYVTMPTLERAESIVKEHSGKHCITHEGKQYPIPIEMVDGATEVNIRDLPPGIPDENVSAELNRFGEVLTIVPGVWGAGTRLAGIPSGVRIVRMKLAKPIPSFITVCGEMTGVLYRGQQQTCRHCNEALHHGISCIQNRVGQLLNSGAAKSYASTVKQAPAQTSDANTASTSTAGTNTTGRRKGKAKITSLTNTTKPPASTASKVANRLVIPIEPLTLAPPSGPKRSVKASGEQPEEKMRAAVGAVATHVENDDAPTFTAPAADDAAAAATINAAVSAAVADAAAATDAATDANDAAASEPMRVECRAPSGALMFKEPLAIPSTSFSIPSHDEPLAVKRKQNPETDNESDASCSSTFSVMSASKRKPGRPPKNTQLHYRLIKFCCDES from the coding sequence ATGTGTACGACCGAAAGATATGGAAGGAACACTTTCCGTATCGACTATTCGGAGGCTCCTAAGCGACCCACCCTAGAAGAAACCGTGAACTTCCTTTTTGAAGTGCTAGAAACGGGTGTGGATGTGAAGATGGTGCAACGCAACACTGCGCAAAGTGCCGTCTACGTCACTATGCCAACGCTTGAACGTGCGGAAAGCATAGTGAAGGAGCATTCGGGGAAGCACTGCATCACGCACGAGGGGAAGCAGTATCCGATTCCGATCGAGATGGTGGATGGTGCGACGGAGGTGAACATCCGTGATCTTCCGCCAGGAATCCCCGACGAAAACGTTTCCGCTGAGCTGAACCGCTTCGGTGAAGTGCTAACTATTGTGCCCGGTGTTTGGGGAGCCGGAACGCGGCTTGCCGGGATTCCTTCGGGTGTGCGCATAGTGCGCATGAAGCTGGCGAAACCCATCCCTTCCTTCATTACTGTGTGTGGTGAGATGACCGGTGTGTTGTATCGCGGACAGCAGCAAACTTGCCGTCACTGCAATGAAGCTTTGCATCACGGTATTAGCTGCATCCAAAACCGTGTGGGTCAGCTCCTCAACAGCGGTGCGGCAAAATCGTACGCAAGTACCGTTAAGCAAGCACCAGCACAAACATCTGATGCGAACACAGCATCAACTAGTACCGCAGGTACTAACACCACGGGACGACGCAAAGGGAAGGCCAAAATTACTTCCCTTACAAACACTACTAAGCCACCAGCGAGCACTGCATCGAAAGTGGCTAATCGGCTTGTGATCCCGATCGAGCCGCTAACTCTCGCTCCGCCTTCGGGTCCGAAGCGGAGCGTGAAAGCCAGTGGTGAGCAACCCGAGGAGAAGATGCGTGCTGCCGTTGGTGCCGTCGCAACGCATGTAGAAAATGACGATGCTCCTACTTTTACTGCTCCTGCTGCCGAtgatgctgccgctgccgctacTATCAATGccgctgtttccgctgctgttgccgatgctgccgctgctacgGATGCTGCCACTGATGCTAACGATGCGGCTGCATCTGAGCCCATGAGGGTGGAATGCCGGGCGCCTTCAGGTGCCTTAATGTTCAAAGAGCCGCTCGCAATCCCTTCCACATCCTTTTCCATCCCTTCCCACGACGAACCGCTTGCGGTTAAACGCAAGCAAAATCCGGAAACGGATAATGAGAGTGACGCTTCATGTTCGTCAACATTTAGTGTTATGAGTGCGTCCAAGCGTAAGCCTGGTCGACcgccaaaaaacacacaacttcACTACAGATTAATTAAGTTTTGTTGCGATGAATCCTAA